A single genomic interval of Aegicerativicinus sediminis harbors:
- a CDS encoding RNA polymerase sigma factor, which produces MLQPDIIERCKNNDRTAQMNLYRQYCNGMYLVAMRFVKDSMEAEDVVQESFIKAFAKIDQFEAEVSFGAWLKRIVINKCIDQLKARKKQLLELSEIHLKVVDDYEDEWFVDDCITIEDVKEVIDELPEKYRMVLMLYLIEGYDHQEISEILNITEVASRTQLSRGKIKLQERLKEIKHVKGY; this is translated from the coding sequence ATGCTTCAGCCTGACATAATCGAAAGGTGCAAGAATAATGATCGTACAGCTCAAATGAATTTGTACCGTCAATATTGTAACGGAATGTATTTAGTGGCTATGCGCTTTGTAAAGGATAGTATGGAGGCAGAAGATGTTGTTCAGGAATCATTTATAAAGGCATTTGCAAAAATCGATCAATTCGAAGCTGAGGTGTCTTTTGGGGCTTGGTTGAAACGTATCGTTATCAATAAATGTATCGACCAGCTGAAGGCTCGTAAAAAACAGTTGCTAGAGCTCAGCGAAATTCACCTGAAGGTAGTTGATGATTATGAGGACGAATGGTTTGTTGACGATTGCATAACCATTGAGGATGTTAAGGAGGTAATTGACGAGTTACCGGAAAAATATCGAATGGTTTTGATGCTTTATCTCATCGAAGGGTATGACCATCAAGAAATTTCTGAAATACTAAATATTACAGAAGTAGCTTCAAGGACACAGCTTTCAAGAGGGAAAATTAAATTACAGGAACGTTTAAAAGAGATTAAACATGTCAAAGGATATTAG
- a CDS encoding DUF2911 domain-containing protein: protein MNKFLRGVLIFLIFVAVGLFLYNYFVENIFDRRLSPKDTVEYKLNDLKLTVFYNRPYKRDRLIFGGLVPYGEVWRTGANEATTFSTNKNLIIKNYELPAGEYTLWTVPTDSTWQVIFNTKQYPWGVDEHMNPMREPEFDYLNVTVPSEQIDTEVEQFTIGFNNTTGNIKMTMAWETTKIEVPLDVLKDPLLD from the coding sequence ATGAATAAATTCTTGAGAGGTGTATTAATCTTTTTGATTTTTGTTGCAGTTGGATTATTTCTATATAATTACTTCGTCGAGAATATTTTTGATAGGAGATTAAGTCCCAAGGATACGGTTGAATATAAATTAAATGATTTAAAATTAACGGTTTTTTATAACCGGCCCTATAAACGAGACCGATTAATATTTGGAGGATTAGTCCCGTATGGAGAGGTTTGGAGAACTGGAGCGAATGAGGCAACTACCTTTTCTACCAATAAAAATCTTATAATTAAGAATTATGAATTGCCGGCTGGCGAATATACATTATGGACAGTTCCCACAGATTCTACCTGGCAGGTTATTTTTAACACCAAACAATATCCTTGGGGAGTGGATGAGCACATGAACCCAATGCGTGAACCAGAATTTGATTATCTTAATGTTACAGTTCCTTCCGAGCAAATAGATACTGAAGTGGAACAATTTACTATAGGCTTTAACAATACTACAGGGAATATTAAAATGACAATGGCTTGGGAAACCACAAAAATTGAAGTGCCATTGGATGTTTTAAAAGACCCTCTTTTAGATTAA
- the meaB gene encoding methylmalonyl Co-A mutase-associated GTPase MeaB: MSKKKRTSAIDEVEGIEDPQEINALLAKSLKAKRKTKSSVEQLTKQLFEGNITALSKAITLVESSNPKDKESAKLIVNRCLPKTGQSIRIGITGVPGVGKSTFIESYGNFLVDNGKKVAVLAVDPSSSISKGSILGDKTRMETLVKRDNVFVRPTAAGTALGGVARKTRETILLCEAAGFDYLIIETVGVGQSETMVHSMVDFFLLLKLSNAGDELQGIKRGIMEMADLIVINKADGDNLKRAKLAQTEFKRAMHLLPAKESNFITEVLLASAINNEGISEIDKVISDYVEHVKKSGFFQEKRFQQQLFWLKHTVEQHLYDKFYESPVIKEAFKQQKSLLKEGKITAFEAADYLLSLQNLS; this comes from the coding sequence GTGTCCAAAAAAAAGCGAACATCGGCCATTGATGAAGTAGAAGGAATTGAAGATCCCCAAGAAATTAATGCGCTTCTCGCTAAATCTTTAAAGGCAAAAAGAAAAACCAAAAGTTCAGTCGAACAACTAACCAAACAATTATTTGAAGGAAACATTACTGCCCTGAGTAAGGCCATTACTTTGGTTGAAAGCAGTAATCCAAAAGATAAGGAATCCGCTAAACTTATTGTTAATAGATGTTTGCCTAAAACTGGCCAATCTATTCGGATAGGAATTACTGGAGTTCCTGGAGTTGGTAAAAGTACCTTTATAGAAAGTTATGGTAACTTTTTGGTTGATAATGGCAAAAAAGTCGCTGTATTGGCGGTAGACCCTAGCAGTTCTATTAGCAAAGGAAGTATTTTGGGCGATAAAACCCGAATGGAGACCCTTGTAAAAAGGGATAATGTATTTGTAAGACCAACAGCGGCTGGAACTGCACTCGGAGGAGTTGCAAGAAAAACCAGAGAAACAATTTTGTTATGTGAAGCTGCTGGATTTGATTATCTAATCATTGAAACCGTTGGCGTTGGACAAAGCGAAACTATGGTTCATAGTATGGTGGATTTCTTTTTGCTATTAAAATTATCCAATGCAGGAGATGAGCTCCAAGGCATTAAACGGGGAATAATGGAAATGGCTGATCTAATAGTAATCAATAAAGCTGATGGTGATAACTTAAAGAGAGCCAAATTAGCCCAAACCGAATTTAAAAGGGCCATGCATCTTCTTCCGGCAAAAGAAAGTAATTTTATAACTGAAGTTCTATTGGCAAGTGCCATAAATAATGAAGGCATTTCCGAAATCGATAAGGTAATTTCAGATTATGTTGAACATGTTAAGAAATCAGGTTTTTTCCAAGAAAAGCGATTTCAGCAACAACTATTTTGGTTAAAACATACTGTTGAACAACACCTTTATGATAAGTTTTATGAAAGCCCAGTTATTAAGGAAGCCTTTAAACAACAAAAATCTTTACTAAAGGAAGGAAAAATAACAGCCTTTGAAGCTGCAGACTATTTACTTAGTCTACAAAATTTGTCTTAA